From a region of the Salvelinus alpinus chromosome 2, SLU_Salpinus.1, whole genome shotgun sequence genome:
- the LOC139568528 gene encoding intraflagellar transport protein 56-like produces MILSRVKPAVGGDSAASVSEKKKKNKAKKSPRLEEYLNQRDYLGAQTLLEFQRDVGEKEEHADLWIGYCAFHLGDYKRAMEEYRALTLRLEEPGEVWVYLACTQFFLGLYREAEEAANKAPKCALQNRLLFHLAHKFNDEKKLMGFHQNLEDVTEDQLSLASIHYMRSHYQEAIDIYKRILLQNRDFLALNVYVALCYYKLDYYDVSQEVLAVYLQSIPESTIALNLKACNHFRLYNGKAAEAELKNLIDISSCSFEFAKELIRHNLVVFRGGEGALQVLPPLIDVISEARLNLVIYYLRQDDVQEAYTLIKDLEPTTPQEYILKGVVNAALGQEIGSRDHLKIAQQFFQLVGGSASECDTIPGRQCMASCFFLLRQFEDVLIYLNSVKSYFYTEDMFNFNYAQAKAALGNYKEAEEIFLLIQGEKIKTDYVYLSWLTRCYIMNQKGRLAWELYLKMGASPDSFSLLQLIANDCYKMGQFYWAAKAFDTLEKLDPDSNYWEGKRGACVGIFQLILAGREPKETLKEVLPLLRSTQNPQVEYIIRALRKWAKDNRVPLT; encoded by the exons ATTCTGTCTCGGGTGAAGCCAGCAGTAGGTGGAGATTCTGCAGCTAGCGTCagtgagaagaagaagaaaaacaaagCCAAGAAGAGCCCTCGCCTGGAGGAATACCTCAACCAGAGAGACTACCTTGGGGCACAAACTCTGTTAGAG TTTCAGCGAGATGTTGGAGAAAAAGAGGAGCATGCAGACCTTTGGATTGGCTACTGTGCCTTTCACTTGGGTGATTACAAGAGAGCAATGGAG GAGTACAGGGCCTTGACACTCAGGTTAGAAGAACCAGGGGAGGTGTGGGTGTATCTGGCCTGCACTCAGTTTTTCCTGGGGCTCtacagagaggcagaggaggctgCAAACAAGG CTCCAAAGTGTGCACTTCAGAATCGCCTGCTCTTCCACTTGGCTCATAAG TTCAACGATGAGAAGAAGCTGATGGGTTTCCACCAGAACCTGGAGGATGTGACTGAGGACCAGCTGAGCCTGGCCTCCATCCACTACATGAGATCACACTACCAGGAGGCCATCGACATCTACAAACGCATCCTGCTACAGAATAG AGATTTCCTGGCTCTTAACGTGTACGTAGCGCTGTGCTACTACAAGTTGGACTACTATGATGTTTCCCAAGAGGTGTTGGCTGTGTATCTGCAGAGTATTCCTGAATCCACCATCGCTCTCAACCTCAAGGCCTGCAACCACTTCAGGCTGTACAACGGCAAGGCAGCCGAG gctgagtTAAAGAACCTCATAGACATCTCCTCTTGCTCCTTTGAGTTTGCTAAGGAGCTTATCCGGCATAACCTG GTGGTGTTTCGTGGTGGGGAGGGGGCGTTGCAGGTGCTGCCCCCGTTGATTGATGTCATCTCTGAGGCTCGGTTGAACCTGGTCATCTACTACCTCAGACAAG ATGATGTTCAAGAGGCTTACACCCTCATAAAAGACTTGGAGCCAACCACACCACAG GAGTACATTTTGAAAGGAGTGGTGAATGCTGCTTTGGGTCAAGAAATTGGATCG agggatcACCTGAAGATCGCTCAACAGTTCTTCCAGCTGGTCGGAGGCTCAGCCAGCGAATGCG ACACGATACCTGGAAGACAGTGTATGGCTTCCTGTTTCTTCCTTCTGAGGCAGTTTGAAGACGTTCTCATCTACCTCAACTCAGTCAAG AGTTACTTCTATACCGAGGATATGTTCAATTTCAACTATGCCCAGGCCAAAGCTGCCTTGGGCAACTACAAAGAAGCAGAGGAG ATATTTCTGCTGATCCAGGGTGAGAAGATTAAGACTGACTATGTATACCTGAGCTGGCTGACTCGCTGCT ACATCATGAACCAGAAAGGCCGGCTAGCCTGGGAGCTGTATCTGAAGATGGGGGCTTCGCCAGACTCCTTCAGCCTCCTACAACTCATTGCCAACGACTGCTATAAG ATGGGTCAGTTCTACTGGGCAGCCAAAGCGTTCGATACTCTGGAGAAACTGGATCCCGACTCCAACTACTGGGAGGGCAAGAGAGGGGCCTGTGTCGGAATCTTCCAGCTCATACTGGCAGGCAGAGAGCCAAA GGAAACCCTGAAGGAGGTGCTGCCCCTGTTGAGGAGCACACAGAACCCCCAGGTTGAGTACATTATCAGAGCTCTGAGGAAATGGGCCAAAGACAACAGGGTTCCTCTGACATAA